In the genome of Streptomyces racemochromogenes, one region contains:
- a CDS encoding cell division protein FtsQ/DivIB translates to MAGATTAQRGPSGRGGKGGKGADAAKAPKTPKWPKSSKPPGRSGPRGPRRALPRRVRLLASLAAAVLLAAGVTWALYGSSWLRVEKVTASGAEVLTPGQVLEAAAVPVGAPLVSVDTDEIAARVRVRLPRIDSVDVARSWPHGIALKVTERKPVLLIKKDGQFVEVDSSGVRFDTVRQAPAHVPVLELAAEGSPSARRFDGERLLREAVGIAGSLPEAVSRETLQVTVRSYDSVVLQLTRGRTVVWGSGELGEAKGRALTALLKASPKADHFDVSVPTAPAVSGS, encoded by the coding sequence GTGGCCGGAGCGACGACGGCACAGCGCGGCCCATCCGGCCGGGGAGGCAAGGGCGGGAAGGGCGCGGACGCCGCCAAAGCGCCCAAAACCCCCAAGTGGCCCAAGTCGTCGAAACCGCCCGGGAGATCCGGCCCGCGGGGGCCCCGGCGCGCACTGCCGCGCCGGGTCCGCCTGCTGGCCTCCCTCGCCGCCGCCGTGCTCCTCGCCGCGGGCGTCACCTGGGCGCTCTACGGCTCCTCCTGGCTCCGCGTCGAGAAGGTCACGGCCTCCGGCGCCGAGGTGCTCACCCCCGGTCAGGTCCTCGAGGCCGCGGCCGTCCCCGTCGGCGCACCCCTGGTGAGCGTCGACACCGACGAGATCGCGGCCCGGGTAAGGGTCAGGCTGCCCCGCATCGATTCGGTCGACGTGGCGCGGTCCTGGCCGCACGGAATCGCCCTGAAGGTGACGGAACGCAAACCGGTCCTGCTCATCAAGAAGGACGGACAGTTCGTCGAAGTGGACTCTTCCGGTGTGCGATTCGACACGGTTCGGCAAGCACCCGCGCACGTTCCGGTCCTCGAACTGGCGGCGGAGGGCTCCCCGAGCGCCCGCCGTTTCGACGGCGAGCGGCTGCTGCGCGAGGCCGTCGGCATCGCCGGAAGCCTCCCCGAGGCCGTCTCCCGGGAGACGCTGCAGGTCACGGTCCGGTCGTACGATTCTGTCGTACTGCAACTCACCAGGGGCCGCACGGTCGTCTGGGGGAGCGGCGAACTGGGTGAGGCCAAAGGCCGGGCGCTGACGGCTCTGCTGAAGGCCTCGCCCAAGGCCGACCACTTCGACGTGAGCGTCCCCACGGCACCTGCGGTGTCCGGGAGTTGA
- the ftsZ gene encoding cell division protein FtsZ: protein MAAPQNYLAVIKVIGVGGGGVNAINRMIEVGLKGVEFIAINTDAQALLMSDADVKLDVGRELTRGLGAGANPAVGRKAAEDHREEIEEVLKGADMVFVTAGEGGGTGTGGAPVVANIARSLGALTIGVVTRPFTFEGRRRANQAEDGIAELREEVDTLIVIPNDRLLSISDRQVSVLDAFKSADQVLLSGVQGITDLITTPGLINLDFADVKSVMSEAGSALMGIGSARGDDRAVAAAEMAISSPLLEASIDGARGVLLSISGGSDLGLFEINEAAQLVSEAAHPEANIIFGAVIDDALGDEVRVTVIAAGFDGGQPPARRDNVIGAASTKREEPAPAPVRAPEPVRPAFGGLGTVTPREEPPAPVEIPVEPAAPAPQVPTARPYQDSPAEELDVPDFLK from the coding sequence GTGGCAGCACCGCAGAACTACCTCGCAGTCATCAAGGTCATCGGTGTCGGCGGCGGTGGTGTCAATGCCATCAACCGAATGATCGAGGTCGGTCTCAAGGGCGTCGAGTTCATCGCCATCAACACCGACGCCCAGGCGCTGTTGATGAGCGACGCCGACGTCAAGCTCGACGTCGGCCGTGAACTCACCCGGGGCCTCGGCGCCGGAGCCAACCCGGCCGTCGGCCGCAAGGCGGCAGAGGACCACCGCGAGGAGATCGAGGAGGTCCTCAAGGGGGCCGACATGGTCTTCGTCACCGCCGGCGAGGGCGGCGGCACCGGCACCGGCGGCGCGCCCGTCGTCGCCAACATCGCGCGCTCGCTCGGCGCCCTGACGATCGGTGTGGTCACCCGCCCGTTCACCTTCGAGGGCCGGCGCCGCGCGAACCAGGCGGAGGACGGCATCGCCGAGCTCCGCGAAGAGGTCGACACCCTCATCGTCATCCCCAACGACCGGCTGCTGTCCATCTCGGACCGCCAGGTCAGCGTGCTCGACGCCTTCAAGTCGGCCGACCAGGTCCTGCTCTCCGGCGTGCAGGGCATCACCGACCTCATCACCACCCCCGGCCTGATCAACCTCGACTTCGCCGACGTCAAGTCCGTGATGTCCGAGGCCGGCTCGGCCCTGATGGGCATCGGCTCGGCCCGCGGCGACGACCGCGCGGTGGCCGCCGCCGAGATGGCCATCTCCTCGCCGCTGCTGGAGGCGTCCATCGACGGCGCCCGCGGCGTGCTGCTCTCCATCTCCGGCGGCTCGGACCTCGGTCTCTTCGAGATCAACGAGGCCGCCCAGCTGGTCAGCGAGGCCGCGCACCCCGAGGCGAACATCATCTTCGGCGCCGTCATCGACGACGCGCTCGGCGACGAGGTCCGCGTCACCGTCATCGCGGCCGGCTTCGACGGCGGACAGCCCCCGGCCCGCCGGGACAACGTCATCGGCGCGGCGTCCACCAAGCGCGAGGAGCCGGCCCCCGCGCCGGTCCGCGCGCCCGAGCCGGTCCGTCCGGCCTTCGGCGGACTCGGCACCGTCACCCCCCGCGAGGAGCCCCCGGCGCCGGTGGAGATCCCGGTCGAGCCCGCGGCCCCCGCACCGCAGGTCCCGACGGCCCGGCCCTACCAGGACAGCCCGGCCGAAGAGCTGGATGTACCGGACTTCTTGAAGTGA
- the pgeF gene encoding peptidoglycan editing factor PgeF, translated as MTLGQHSENGAHFAFTDRWGGVSAVPYEELNLGGAVGDDPAAVRANRTIAAEGLGIDPDLVVWMNQVHGRDVAVVDGPWAAGAAVPSVDAVVTARRGLALAVLTADCTPVLLADPVAGVTGAAHAGRPGLVAGVVPAAVEAMTALGADPARIVARTGPAVCGRCYEVPAEMREAVAEVVPAAWAETSWGTPSVDVVAGVHAQLAEAGVAQAHRSPVCTLESRDHFSYRRDRVTGRLAGYVWLD; from the coding sequence GTGACACTGGGGCAGCACAGCGAGAACGGCGCCCACTTCGCCTTCACCGACCGGTGGGGCGGGGTGAGCGCCGTTCCGTACGAGGAGCTCAATCTCGGCGGCGCGGTCGGAGACGACCCGGCCGCCGTTCGCGCGAACCGGACGATCGCGGCCGAGGGCCTGGGCATCGACCCGGACCTGGTGGTCTGGATGAACCAGGTGCACGGCCGGGACGTGGCGGTGGTCGACGGCCCCTGGGCCGCCGGCGCCGCCGTCCCCTCCGTGGACGCGGTGGTGACCGCGCGCCGGGGGCTCGCCCTCGCGGTGCTCACCGCCGACTGCACGCCCGTCCTGCTGGCCGACCCCGTCGCCGGGGTCACGGGTGCCGCCCACGCCGGGCGGCCCGGGCTGGTCGCGGGGGTGGTGCCCGCCGCCGTCGAGGCGATGACCGCCCTGGGCGCGGACCCCGCGCGGATCGTCGCCCGTACCGGACCGGCCGTCTGCGGCCGCTGCTACGAGGTGCCGGCCGAGATGCGGGAGGCGGTCGCCGAAGTGGTGCCGGCCGCGTGGGCCGAGACCAGCTGGGGGACTCCGTCCGTCGACGTGGTCGCCGGGGTGCACGCGCAGCTGGCGGAGGCGGGGGTGGCGCAAGCGCACCGATCCCCGGTCTGCACACTGGAGTCGCGGGACCACTTCTCGTACCGCCGCGACCGGGTGACCGGGCGGCTTGCCGGATATGTCTGGTTGGACTGA
- a CDS encoding YggS family pyridoxal phosphate-dependent enzyme, protein MTDRKAELAENLARVEERIGSACAAAGRAREEVTLIVVTKTYPASDVRLLADLGVRHVAENRDQDAAPKAAACSDLPLSWHFVGQLQTNKVRSVAGYAQVVQSVDRPKLVTALSAAAQAQGRELGCLVQIALDAESGERGSRGGAAPDLMAELADLVAGAPGLRIDGLMTVAPLSGPYAGREQAAFERMMELSSSLREAHPAATMVSAGMSADLEQAVRAGATHVRVGTAVLGARPRLG, encoded by the coding sequence ATGACGGATCGTAAGGCCGAGCTCGCCGAGAACCTCGCGCGGGTGGAGGAGCGCATCGGGTCCGCCTGCGCGGCGGCCGGGCGCGCGCGGGAGGAGGTGACCCTCATCGTGGTCACCAAGACCTACCCGGCGAGCGACGTACGACTGCTGGCGGACCTGGGTGTCCGTCATGTGGCGGAAAACCGGGACCAGGACGCCGCCCCCAAGGCGGCCGCCTGCTCGGATCTGCCGCTGAGCTGGCACTTCGTGGGCCAGTTGCAGACGAACAAAGTCCGTTCCGTGGCGGGATACGCGCAGGTCGTGCAGTCGGTGGACCGGCCGAAGCTCGTCACCGCGCTGTCGGCGGCGGCCCAGGCGCAGGGGCGCGAGCTCGGCTGCCTCGTGCAGATCGCGCTCGACGCCGAGTCGGGCGAGCGCGGGTCCCGGGGCGGCGCCGCCCCGGACCTGATGGCGGAGTTGGCGGACCTCGTCGCCGGCGCGCCGGGTCTGCGGATCGACGGCCTGATGACCGTCGCCCCCCTGTCGGGTCCCTACGCGGGGCGCGAACAGGCCGCCTTCGAGCGGATGATGGAATTGTCATCCAGCCTGCGCGAGGCCCATCCGGCTGCCACGATGGTGTCGGCCGGGATGAGCGCCGACCTGGAACAGGCCGTGCGGGCGGGTGCGACACATGTACGCGTCGGCACTGCGGTACTCGGCGCGAGACCCCGGCTCGGGTAA
- a CDS encoding cell division protein SepF: protein MAGAMRKMAVYLGLVEDDRYDNPGYDPDDEFEPEPEPERARDRDRRQQPVHQTPVTDEPVRAVQPPAPREPLPIPSENGRPARIAPVASITPDRTNLEKNAPVIMPKVVSEREPYRITTLHPRTYNEARTIGEHFREGTPVIMNLTEMDDTDAKRLVDFAAGLVFGLHGSIERVTQKVFLLSPANVDVTAEDKARIAEGGFFNQS, encoded by the coding sequence ATGGCCGGCGCGATGCGCAAGATGGCGGTCTACCTCGGCCTCGTGGAGGACGACCGGTACGACAACCCGGGGTACGACCCCGATGACGAGTTCGAGCCCGAACCGGAACCGGAACGGGCCCGAGACCGGGATCGTAGACAGCAGCCGGTGCACCAAACGCCCGTAACGGACGAACCGGTACGAGCTGTACAGCCGCCGGCTCCGCGCGAACCCCTCCCAATTCCGTCAGAAAACGGACGTCCCGCGCGAATTGCCCCCGTGGCATCCATCACACCTGACCGCACCAACCTGGAGAAGAACGCCCCCGTGATCATGCCCAAGGTCGTCTCCGAGCGGGAGCCGTACCGCATCACGACGCTGCACCCCCGGACCTACAACGAGGCCCGTACCATCGGGGAACACTTCCGTGAGGGCACTCCGGTGATCATGAATCTCACGGAGATGGACGACACCGACGCGAAGCGTCTCGTGGACTTCGCCGCCGGTCTCGTCTTCGGTCTGCACGGCAGTATTGAACGCGTGACACAGAAGGTGTTCCTGCTGTCTCCTGCTAACGTCGATGTCACGGCGGAGGACAAGGCCCGCATCGCGGAGGGCGGGTTCTTCAACCAAAGCTAG
- a CDS encoding YggT family protein, with protein MGVALQVVYIALMCFLIVLIFRLVMDYVFQFARSWAPGKAMVVVLEATYTVTDPPLKLLRRFIPPLRLGGVALDLSFFVLMIIVYILISFVSTAARSV; from the coding sequence ATGGGCGTCGCACTGCAGGTGGTCTACATCGCGCTGATGTGCTTCCTCATCGTGTTGATCTTCCGACTGGTCATGGACTACGTGTTCCAGTTCGCACGTTCATGGGCACCCGGCAAGGCGATGGTGGTCGTTCTGGAGGCCACCTACACTGTCACCGATCCACCGCTCAAGCTTCTTCGGCGCTTCATCCCGCCGTTGCGTCTCGGGGGCGTGGCACTCGACCTGTCCTTCTTCGTTCTGATGATCATCGTTTACATCCTCATCAGCTTCGTGAGCACCGCTGCGAGAAGCGTGTGA
- a CDS encoding DivIVA domain-containing protein: MPLTPEDVRNKQFTTVRLREGYDEDEVDAFLDEVESELTRLLRENEDLRAKLAAATRAAAQNQQQQQNMRKPEPQDQRPGAPVPAAISGPPQQQQPQMGPPQLPGGQPQLPPGPGGHGPQGPGPMGGPMQQQSMGGQHPMAPQQQMGQQPMPQQMQQQSMGGQNQLGQPMQPMGQQMQPMGQQMQQMQQMQQPQLPQQGPGGDSAARVLSLAQQTADQAIAEARSEANKIVGEARSRAEGLERDARAKADALERDAQEKHRVAMGSLESARATLERKVEDLRGFEREYRTRLKSYLESQLRQLETQADDSLAPPRTPAGPALPPSPSPSMAPAGAMGMGGPSPMGGPSPMGGPSPMGGGPSYGGQQQMSPAMTQPMAPVRPAAPQPMQAPSPMRGFLIDEDDN; encoded by the coding sequence ATGCCGCTGACTCCCGAGGACGTGCGGAACAAGCAGTTCACGACCGTCCGCCTGCGAGAAGGCTATGACGAGGACGAGGTCGACGCCTTCCTCGACGAGGTCGAGTCCGAGCTGACCCGTCTGCTGCGCGAGAACGAGGACCTGCGCGCCAAGCTGGCCGCCGCCACGCGTGCCGCCGCGCAGAACCAGCAGCAGCAGCAGAACATGCGCAAGCCGGAACCCCAGGACCAGCGCCCGGGCGCCCCCGTGCCGGCGGCCATATCCGGCCCGCCGCAGCAGCAGCAGCCGCAGATGGGCCCGCCGCAGCTCCCGGGTGGCCAGCCGCAGCTGCCGCCCGGTCCCGGTGGACACGGACCGCAGGGTCCGGGCCCGATGGGCGGCCCCATGCAGCAGCAGTCCATGGGCGGCCAGCACCCGATGGCGCCGCAGCAGCAGATGGGCCAGCAGCCCATGCCGCAGCAGATGCAGCAGCAGTCCATGGGCGGCCAGAACCAGCTCGGCCAGCCGATGCAGCCGATGGGGCAGCAGATGCAGCCCATGGGCCAGCAGATGCAGCAGATGCAGCAGATGCAGCAGCCGCAGCTCCCGCAGCAGGGCCCCGGTGGCGACAGCGCCGCCCGCGTCCTGTCGCTCGCGCAGCAGACCGCCGACCAGGCGATCGCGGAGGCCCGCTCCGAGGCCAACAAGATCGTCGGCGAGGCGCGCAGCCGCGCCGAGGGCCTGGAGCGGGACGCCCGCGCCAAGGCCGACGCGCTGGAGCGGGACGCCCAGGAGAAGCACCGCGTCGCGATGGGCTCCCTGGAGTCCGCCCGCGCCACGCTGGAGCGCAAGGTCGAGGACCTGCGGGGCTTCGAGCGCGAGTACCGCACGCGTCTGAAGTCCTACCTGGAGTCGCAGCTGCGCCAGCTGGAGACCCAGGCCGACGACTCCCTCGCGCCGCCGCGCACCCCGGCCGGCCCGGCCCTGCCGCCGTCGCCGTCCCCGTCGATGGCTCCGGCCGGTGCCATGGGCATGGGTGGCCCGTCCCCGATGGGTGGCCCGTCGCCGATGGGCGGCCCCTCCCCGATGGGCGGTGGCCCGTCCTACGGCGGCCAGCAGCAGATGTCCCCGGCGATGACGCAGCCGATGGCTCCGGTGCGGCCGGCTGCGCCGCAGCCGATGCAGGCGCCGTCTCCCATGCGGGGCTTCCTGATCGACGAGGACGACAACTGA
- the ileS gene encoding isoleucine--tRNA ligase, whose translation MTTPPQYRPVPAQVDLPALEHAVLDFWRESKTFAKTLEQSEGRPEWVFYEGPPTANGMPGAHHIEARVFKDVFPRFRTMRGYHVARKAGWDCHGLPVELAVEKELGFNGKQDIEAYGIAEFNAKCRESVTRHTDAFTELTTRMGYWVDLDDAYRTMDPEYVESVWWSLKEIFNKGLLTQDHRVAPWCPRCGTGLSDHELAQGYETVVDPSVYVRFPLTSGPLAGEAALVVWTTTPWTLVSNTAVAAHPEVTYVVATDGDEKLVVAQPLLEKALGEGWEATGQTFTGKEMERWAYQRPFELVEFPEPAHYVVNAEYVTTEDGTGLVHQAPAFGADDLAVCRAYGMPVVNPVRADGTFEEEVPLVGGVFFKKADERLTADLDARGLLFKHIAYEHSYPHCWRCHTALLYYAQPSWYIRTTAVKDAMLRENEKTNWFPDSVKQGRFGDWLNNNIDWALSRNRYWGTPLPIWRCEENHLTCVGSRAELSELSGQDHSALDPHRPYIDDVTFPCTAEGCSLTAVRVPEVIDAWYDSGSMPFAQWGYPYKNKEIFEKRYPAQFISEAIDQTRGWFYTLMAVGTLVFDKSSYENVVCLGHILAEDGRKMSKHLGNILQPIPLMDQHGADAVRWFMAAGGSPWAARRVGHGTIQEVVRKTLLTYWNTVAFQALYARTSNWAPSAADPAPADRTVLDRWLLSELHTLVTEVTDAMEAYDTQRAGKLLSAFVDDLSNWYVRRSRRRFWQGDAAALRTLHDVVETVTRLMAPLTPFITERVWQDMVVPVTPDAPESVHLSTWPVADTAAIDPTLSQQMLLVRRLVELGRATRAESGVKTRQPLSRALVGAVGFDALSPELQAQITEELNVSSLASLSEVGGSLVDTTAKANFRALGKRFGKGVQDVAKAVAAADAAALSLALRSGSATITLNGEEISLSPEEVIITETPREGWSVASDSGATVALDLEITPELRLAGLARDAIRLIQEARKNSGLDVADRIALRWSSSDPEVVTALTDHAALIADEVLATDYASGEGDDSFGAPFTDDSLSLTFRLRKA comes from the coding sequence GTCCGAGGGCCGCCCCGAGTGGGTGTTCTACGAGGGCCCGCCGACCGCGAACGGCATGCCCGGCGCGCACCACATCGAGGCCCGCGTCTTCAAGGACGTCTTCCCCCGCTTCCGCACCATGCGCGGCTACCACGTGGCCCGCAAGGCCGGCTGGGACTGCCACGGCCTGCCCGTCGAGCTGGCCGTCGAGAAGGAACTGGGCTTCAACGGCAAGCAGGACATCGAGGCGTACGGCATCGCCGAGTTCAACGCCAAGTGCCGCGAGTCCGTGACCCGCCACACCGACGCGTTCACCGAGCTCACGACCCGCATGGGCTACTGGGTCGACCTGGACGACGCCTACCGGACCATGGACCCCGAGTACGTCGAGTCCGTGTGGTGGTCGCTGAAGGAGATCTTCAACAAGGGCCTGCTGACCCAGGACCACCGCGTGGCCCCCTGGTGCCCGCGCTGCGGCACCGGCCTGTCCGACCACGAGCTCGCCCAGGGCTACGAGACGGTCGTCGACCCCTCCGTCTACGTCCGCTTCCCGCTGACCTCCGGCCCGCTGGCCGGCGAGGCGGCGCTGGTCGTGTGGACCACGACCCCCTGGACCCTGGTCTCCAACACCGCCGTCGCGGCCCACCCCGAGGTCACCTACGTCGTCGCCACGGACGGCGACGAGAAGCTCGTCGTCGCCCAGCCGCTGCTGGAGAAGGCCCTCGGCGAGGGCTGGGAGGCCACCGGTCAGACCTTCACCGGCAAGGAGATGGAGCGCTGGGCCTACCAGCGCCCCTTCGAGCTGGTCGAGTTCCCCGAGCCGGCCCACTACGTGGTCAACGCCGAGTACGTCACCACCGAGGACGGCACCGGTCTGGTCCACCAGGCCCCGGCCTTCGGCGCCGACGACCTCGCGGTCTGCCGCGCGTACGGCATGCCGGTCGTGAACCCGGTCCGCGCCGACGGCACCTTCGAGGAGGAGGTCCCGCTCGTCGGCGGCGTCTTCTTCAAGAAGGCGGACGAGCGCCTGACCGCCGACCTCGACGCGCGCGGCCTGCTCTTCAAGCACATCGCCTACGAGCACAGCTACCCGCACTGCTGGCGCTGCCACACGGCCCTGCTCTACTACGCGCAGCCGTCCTGGTACATCCGCACCACCGCCGTCAAGGACGCGATGCTGCGGGAGAACGAGAAGACGAACTGGTTCCCGGACTCGGTCAAGCAGGGCCGCTTCGGCGACTGGCTCAACAACAACATCGACTGGGCGCTCTCCCGCAACCGCTACTGGGGCACCCCGCTGCCGATCTGGCGCTGCGAGGAGAACCACCTCACCTGCGTCGGGTCCCGCGCGGAGCTGAGCGAGCTGTCCGGGCAGGACCACTCGGCCCTGGACCCGCACCGCCCGTACATCGACGACGTCACCTTCCCCTGCACGGCCGAGGGCTGCTCCCTGACCGCCGTCCGCGTCCCGGAGGTCATCGACGCCTGGTACGACTCGGGCTCGATGCCGTTCGCGCAGTGGGGCTACCCGTACAAGAACAAGGAGATCTTCGAGAAGCGCTACCCGGCGCAGTTCATCTCGGAGGCCATCGACCAGACGCGCGGCTGGTTCTACACGCTGATGGCGGTCGGCACCCTCGTCTTCGACAAGTCGTCCTACGAGAACGTGGTCTGCCTGGGCCACATCCTCGCCGAGGACGGCCGCAAGATGTCCAAGCACCTGGGCAACATCCTCCAGCCGATCCCGCTCATGGACCAGCACGGCGCCGACGCGGTCCGCTGGTTCATGGCGGCCGGCGGTTCCCCGTGGGCGGCGCGCCGCGTCGGCCACGGCACGATCCAGGAGGTCGTCCGCAAGACGCTCCTCACGTACTGGAACACCGTCGCCTTCCAGGCCCTGTACGCGCGCACCTCGAACTGGGCGCCGTCCGCCGCCGACCCGGCGCCGGCCGACCGCACGGTCCTCGACCGCTGGCTGCTCTCCGAGCTCCACACCCTGGTCACCGAGGTCACGGACGCGATGGAGGCCTACGACACCCAGCGCGCGGGCAAGCTGCTCTCCGCCTTCGTGGACGACCTGTCCAACTGGTACGTGCGCCGCTCGCGCCGCCGCTTCTGGCAGGGCGACGCGGCCGCGCTGCGCACGCTGCACGACGTGGTGGAGACGGTGACGCGGCTCATGGCCCCGCTCACCCCCTTCATCACCGAGCGGGTCTGGCAGGACATGGTCGTCCCGGTCACCCCGGACGCGCCGGAGTCGGTGCACCTGTCCACCTGGCCGGTGGCGGACACCGCGGCGATCGATCCGACGCTGTCGCAGCAGATGCTGCTGGTCCGCCGCCTGGTCGAGCTGGGCCGCGCCACCCGCGCCGAGTCCGGCGTCAAGACCCGTCAGCCGCTGTCGCGCGCGCTGGTCGGCGCGGTGGGCTTCGACGCCCTGTCCCCGGAGCTCCAGGCGCAGATCACGGAGGAGCTGAACGTCTCCTCCCTGGCCTCGCTGTCCGAGGTCGGCGGCTCGCTGGTGGACACCACGGCCAAGGCCAACTTCCGGGCGCTGGGCAAGCGCTTCGGCAAGGGCGTCCAGGACGTCGCGAAGGCCGTCGCCGCGGCGGACGCGGCGGCGCTGTCGCTGGCGCTGCGGTCCGGTTCGGCGACGATCACGCTGAACGGCGAGGAGATCTCCCTGTCCCCGGAGGAGGTCATCATCACGGAGACCCCCCGCGAGGGCTGGTCGGTGGCCTCGGACTCCGGCGCGACGGTCGCCCTGGACCTGGAGATCACCCCGGAGCTGCGGCTGGCGGGCCTGGCGCGTGACGCGATCCGGCTGATCCAGGAGGCCCGCAAGAACTCCGGCCTGGACGTGGCGGACCGGATCGCCCTGCGGTGGTCCTCGTCGGACCCGGAGGTCGTGACGGCCCTGACGGACCACGCCGCTCTGATCGCGGACGAGGTCCTGGCGACGGACTACGCCTCGGGCGAGGGCGACGACTCCTTCGGAGCCCCCTTCACGGACGACTCCCTGTCCCTGACGTTCCGCCTGCGCAAGGCGTGA